A stretch of the Lytechinus variegatus isolate NC3 chromosome 5, Lvar_3.0, whole genome shotgun sequence genome encodes the following:
- the LOC121416343 gene encoding fibrillin-2-like: protein MNMTALKRGCVFSVLLVICVIGGSSARRKQKQTRPSPARIDEPSDSCQITCDRNEHVNTSLCRCECDEGYRRSRYQRCEDINECREHPRRCKGTCTNNPGSFECRCRHGYVLHTNGWDCYLAPKPLLCSGLACYDNSRLDINRCECSCGHGMRYNFITEICEDINECAEGLNSCEQGCINTHRSYICYCHADYLINQDNRTCSRLPAKPESLPCDGMQCLFGISLDRYHCECICEEGFYYHERRGTCEDIDECLEYDDWCDGPCVNEPHGSYTCSCPSGQDLDKDGWTCKDIEPPPKGAILDDCTDQHFMCKSRMQCMPDELVCDGYGDCGDRSDEKDCKQSCNSQDFPCANGEKCIHRDSACDSTNDCGDWSDELECGCRDERDECSAWQFRGECESNPGWMNWHCRMSCGQCTEGDGTPNGTLSEETETGAYFIRNSAQYSTYLQYTRRNKGDRHGSALNSWRCDHVGPVPAHVRVNMGLSPFYQKYTNAYAIPIVASSRVSDAAIKRACYVVRVMLADRRDLRQEMYKKFMRVAILAENELTIHLPEHSHLDESYNDRIRSLGGTLYIPLASAAEENLLCRDSDRWFDEDTFVHSLAHSILKIGLASDRVFSRKLGAAYYHARREHLWANSRSDDSMDEYFADGVQSYFNVLAPYRYGVHTGVDRREKLARYDHALYKVMLEVFPCQNKMIDRCSFNPESLSEMDQLFVNCQIDEPEEPEVTDTPTTAAPQSQCVDKNEDCAAWAERGECTANKRYMKKNCRLSCGVCTRPEPEPEVDVVPQEPDPPTHPIDVPHRVCEDQEGHCQDWARRGECEINPTWMRPNCRRSCNACDDDPNCYDSSNNCAEWASDGECGKNESYMTTHCRMSCGLC from the exons ATGAATATGACAGCGTTAAAAAGAGGATGCGTGTTTTCTGTATTACTTGTTATATGTGTCATCGGAGGGTCATCTGCAAGACGGAAACAAAAACAG ACCAGACCAAGCCCAGCAAGAATTGATGAGCCATCAG ATTCATGCCAAATTACATGCGATAGAAATGAGCATGTGAACACGTCTTTATGCAGGTGTGAATGTGACGAGGGGTACAGACGTTCCAGATATCAAAGATGCGAAG ATATTAATGAGTGCAGAGAGCACCCTCGACGTTGCAAAGGAACATGTACCAATAATCCTGGTTCTTTTGAATGTAGATGTCGCCATGGATACGTTCTTCATACTAACGGCTGGGATTGTTATTTAGCTCCAAAACCATTAT TATGTTCAGGTTTGGCTTGCTATGATAACTCCAGACTAGATATCAATAGATGCGAATGTAGCTGCGGCCATGGAATGAGGTATAATTTCATCACAGAAATTTGCGAAG ATATCAATGAGTGTGCTGAGGGTCTGAATAGCTGTGAGCAAGGTTGTATCAACACCCATAGGAGTTATATATGTTACTGTCACGCGGATTATCTCATTAACCAAGATAATAGAACATGCTCTCGACTCCCTGCTAAACCAGAATCGCTCC CTTGTGATGGAATGCAATGTTTGTTTGGAATATCGCTCGATAGATATCACTGTGAATGCATATGTGAAGAAGGTTTTTACTACCATGAACGCCGAGGAACTTGTGAGG ATATAGATGAATGCCTAGAATACGATGATTGGTGCGATGGTCCATGTGTTAACGAACCCCATGGCTCCTACACATGTTCGTGTCCTAGTGGTCAGGACCTTGATAAAGATGGATGGACCTGCAAGGATATAGAACCGCCTCCTAAAG GAGCCATCTTGGATGACTGTACGGATCAACATTTCATGTGCAAGAGCAGAATGCAATGTATGCCAGACGAACTGGTGTGCGATGGATATGGCGATTGCGGTGACCGCTCCGATGAGAAAGACT GCAAACAATCGTGCAATTCTCAGGATTTTCCATGTGCCAATGGAGAAAAATGCATCCACAGAGATTCAGCCTGTGATTCAACTAACGACTGCGGTGATTGGTCAGACGAGCTAGAGTGTG gATGTCGAGATGAGAGGGATGAATGCAGTGCTTGGCAGTTCCGAGGAGAATGTGAAAGCAACCCTGGTTGGATGAACTGGCATTGTCGTATGAGCTGTGGACAATGTACAGAGGGGGATGGAACCC CTAATGGAACACTATCAGAGGAAACAGAGACTGGAGCTTACTTTATCAGAAATTCAGCACAATATT CTACGTATCTTCAGTATACGAGACGTAATAAGGGCGATCGACATGGTTCTGCACTCAACTCATGGCGATGTGATCATGTAGGTCCAGTGCCTGCACATGTAAGGGTCAACATGGGTCTAAG TCCCTTCTATCAGAAGTACACGAACGCTTACGCAATCCCAATAGTGGCGTCATCACGTGTGTCTGACGCTGCAATCAAACGTGCATGTTACGTCGTACGCGTCATGTTGGCAGATCGGAGAGACCTCAGGCAAGAGATGTATAAGAAATTCATGCGTGTCGCCATCTTAGCAGAGAATGAACTCACCATTCATTTGCCTGAACACTCGCATCTCGATGAAAGTTATAACGATCGTATTCGATCATTAGGAG GTACATTATATATCCCCCTTGCGTCAGCTGCTGAGGAGAATCTATTGTGTCGTGACAGTGACCGGTGGTTTGATGAGGATACATTTGTTCATTCACTTGCACATAGCATCTTAAAGATAGGTCTTGCGTCAGACAGGGTGTTTAGTCGTAAGCTTGGCGCAGCCTACTACCATGCACGACGGGAACATCTCTGGGCTAATTCACGCTCTGACGACTCTATGGATGA GTACTTTGCCGACGGAGTTCAGAGTTACTTCAATGTGTTAGCACCGTATAGATATGGAGTTCATACAGGAGTAGACAGGAGAGAGAAATTAGCTAGATATGATCACGCCCTCTATAAGGTCATGTTAGAAGTCTTCCCATGTCAAAATAAGATGATAGATCGCTGTAGTTTTAATCCAG aatctTTATCTGAGATGGACCAATTATTTGTGAATTGCCAGATAGATGAACCAGAAG AACCAGAAGTGACAGACACACCTACCACAGCGGCACCACAATCTC AGTGTGTAGATAAAAATGAAGATTGTGCAGCTTGGGCGGAGAGGGGTGAGTGTACTGCAAACAAGCGGTACATGAAGAAGAATTGTCGGTTGAGCTGTGGAGTGTGCACCCGACCAGAACCTGAACCTGAGGTAGACGTGGTTCCACAAGAACCAGATCCTCCTACTCATCCCATAGATGTACCACATAGAG TATGTGAAGATCAAGAGGGTCATTGTCAAGACTGGGCTAGACGAGGAGAATGTGAGATTAACCCAACATGGATGAGACCAAACTGTAGAAGATCATGTAACGCGTGTGATG ATGATCCTAATTGTTATGACAGTAGCAACAACTGTGCTGAATGGGCGTCTGACGGAGAATGCGGTAAAAATGAAAGTTATATGACAACCCACTGCAGAATGAGCTGTGGTTTATGCTGA